A stretch of Onychomys torridus chromosome 2, mOncTor1.1, whole genome shotgun sequence DNA encodes these proteins:
- the Lzic gene encoding protein LZIC: MASRGKTETSKLKQNLEEQLDRLMQQLQDLEECREELDADEYEETKKETLEQLSEFNDSLKKIMSGNMTLVDELSGMQLAIQAAISQAFKTPEVIRLFAKKQPGQLRTRLAEMDRDLMVGKLERDLYTQQKVEILTALRKLGEKLTEDDEAFLSANAGAALSQFEKVSTDLGSGDKVLALAGFEVEKAKK, from the exons ATGGCTtccagaggaaagacagagacaagcaaATTAAAGCAGAATTTAGAAGAACAGTTAGATAGACTAATGCAGCAGTTACAAGATCTGGAAGAGTGCAG AGAGGAGCTTGACGCTGATGAGTATGAAGAAACTAAAAAGGAGACTTTGGAGCAGCTGAGTGAATTCAACGATTCCCTGAAGAAAATTATGTCGGGAAACATGACTTTGGTGGATGAACTCAGTGGGATGCAGCTG GCTATTCAGGCAGCTATCAGCCAGGCCTTTAAAACACCTGAAGTCATCAGATTGTTTGCAAAGAAACAACCAGGTCAACTTCGGACAAGGTTAGCAGAG ATGGATAGAGATCTGATGGTGGGGAAGCTGGAACGGGACCTGTATACCCAGCAGAAGGTGGAGATACTAACCGCTCTCAGGAAGCTTGGAGAGAAG CTGACAGAAGATGATGAGGCCTTCCTGTCAGCCAATGCAGGTGCTGCACTCAGCCAGTTTGAGAAAGTCTCCACAGACCTTG GCTCTGGAGATAAGGTCCTTGCTCTGGCGGGCTTTGAGGTTGAAAAAGCCAAGAAATGA